In a single window of the Osmia bicornis bicornis chromosome 7, iOsmBic2.1, whole genome shotgun sequence genome:
- the LOC114875374 gene encoding transmembrane protein adipocyte-associated 1 homolog isoform X2 has protein sequence MYGAVREEVSESWLHTYDLSSTMIPNVSSPITDEEHFCKFILYKEIKDSRVRIWDIVILIPNLLFLLFIAIRFNRARLKLRATSSPIFFAFYGLVICNIVISVIRCVVSMTVNAAATVGGKADKVLWVTVRFFLLSTEMSVLIFGLAFGHLDSRSSIRRVLLATSLIALAFTITQGTLEFVLPDDTFRIPSRNFYVFGHGGMMFWFCSSLVFTMIYLFILILPWTRLRDRLTLPTRKSFYIYAGTLAMLDLVQSIGAGFLNYTQNPVGLCIVDFTAVVYLTLFTPLVYHTFLSEFFGVSQPSIMFSYKAQVDDAMDEDTVSLPHQQSFSSLKTDSDYIYQNHSVYDSTQFDTNSTPVNPLYAASLQSPDSITGYSIDSQEGQTQANGYQQ, from the exons ATGTATGGTGCAGTTCGCGAAGAAGTATCTGAAAGTTGGTTACACACGTATGACTTGAGCAGTACAATGATTCCTAATGTTAGCTCACCGATAACCGATGAAGAACATTTTTGCAAGTTTATCTTATACAAAGAAATCAAAGATTCAAG AGTACGAATATGGGATATTGTCATATTGATACCAAACctcttgtttcttttattcatcGCGATCAGATTTAACAGAGCACGGCTTAAATTGCGAGCAACGAGTAGTCCAATATTTTTTGCTTTTTACGGACTTGTCATTTGTAACATAGTTATTTCGGTGATACGATGCGTCGTTTCGATGACTGTGAACGCAGCAGCCACCGTTGGCGGTAAAGCGGATAAAGTGCTGTGGGTTACGGTcagattttttcttttatcaacAGAGATGAGCGTGCTTATATTTGGTTTGGCATTTG GACATTTGGATAGTCGCTCAAGTATTCGTAGGGTGTTACTTGCCACATCATTGATAGCGCTGGCTTTTACGATAACTCAAGGAACTTTGGAATTTGTTTTACCAGACGATACATTCCGTATTCCTAGTAgaaatttttatgtatttgGTCACGGGGGCATGATGTTTTGGTTCTGCAGCAGTCTTGTTTTCACAATG ATATACCTTTTTATATTGATACTGCCATGGACACGGTTAAGAGATCGTTTAACCCTTCCAA CAAGAAAAAGTTTTTACATTTATGCTGGTACGTTAGCCATGCTAGACCTAGTACAATCAATTGGCGCAGGCTTTTTAAACTATACACAAAATCCTGTAGGATTATGTATCGTGGATTTTACTGCAGTTGTCTATTTGACCCTTTTTACACCTTTAGTTTATCATACGTTTCTGTCTGAGTTCTTTGG GGTTTCGCAACCTTCTATAATGTTCTCCTACAAGGCACAAGTAGACGATGCAATGGACGAAGATACAGTGTCATTGCCGCATCAACAGAGTTTCTCTTCGTTAAAAACAGACAGCGATTATATTTATCAG AATCACAGTGTTTATGACTCGACCCAATTCGACACAAACTCAACACCGGTGAATCCACTCTACGCTGCGTCTCTTCAAAGTCCGGATAGCATAACCGGTTACAGTATAGATAGTCAAGAAGGCCAAACTCAAGCGAACGGTTATCAACAGTGA
- the LOC114875374 gene encoding uncharacterized protein LOC114875374 isoform X1, protein MYGAVREEVSESWLHTYDLSSTMIPNVSSPITDEEHFCKFILYKEIKDSRVRIWDIVILIPNLLFLLFIAIRFNRARLKLRATSSPIFFAFYGLVICNIVISVIRCVVSMTVNAAATVGGKADKVLWVTVRFFLLSTEMSVLIFGLAFGHLDSRSSIRRVLLATSLIALAFTITQGTLEFVLPDDTFRIPSRNFYVFGHGGMMFWFCSSLVFTMIYLFILILPWTRLRDRLTLPTRKSFYIYAGTLAMLDLVQSIGAGFLNYTQNPVGLCIVDFTAVVYLTLFTPLVYHTFLSEFFGVSQPSIMFSYKAQVDDAMDEDTVSLPHQQSFSSLKTDSDYIYQVHTPSIHMPLYDSQALKSSPTKHKTSLHSLASPKDFKVASGHAYDSRVTLYRSPPAIKNFARRLSAEKTAFDFKNYPLTKSDNFIDSKTSAPDLRFPNTAWKSRSTSQFKYGGPSSVSNLLFSPSTASNFLYKSGANDSSTNLFSLTRKSSLEHERKGSEGSVPAQFFEIPPLETTTLGQETLTKDKAVSRIEGDRKQLSPLKQYANTGMSEVQVEDTSDSMDNSNATQQLLFKSITLTREDTFKRRKREPKKRESAGLSDYLLSLTTPKPVKDTEVDPSPPSDQTKSYTQTESL, encoded by the exons ATGTATGGTGCAGTTCGCGAAGAAGTATCTGAAAGTTGGTTACACACGTATGACTTGAGCAGTACAATGATTCCTAATGTTAGCTCACCGATAACCGATGAAGAACATTTTTGCAAGTTTATCTTATACAAAGAAATCAAAGATTCAAG AGTACGAATATGGGATATTGTCATATTGATACCAAACctcttgtttcttttattcatcGCGATCAGATTTAACAGAGCACGGCTTAAATTGCGAGCAACGAGTAGTCCAATATTTTTTGCTTTTTACGGACTTGTCATTTGTAACATAGTTATTTCGGTGATACGATGCGTCGTTTCGATGACTGTGAACGCAGCAGCCACCGTTGGCGGTAAAGCGGATAAAGTGCTGTGGGTTACGGTcagattttttcttttatcaacAGAGATGAGCGTGCTTATATTTGGTTTGGCATTTG GACATTTGGATAGTCGCTCAAGTATTCGTAGGGTGTTACTTGCCACATCATTGATAGCGCTGGCTTTTACGATAACTCAAGGAACTTTGGAATTTGTTTTACCAGACGATACATTCCGTATTCCTAGTAgaaatttttatgtatttgGTCACGGGGGCATGATGTTTTGGTTCTGCAGCAGTCTTGTTTTCACAATG ATATACCTTTTTATATTGATACTGCCATGGACACGGTTAAGAGATCGTTTAACCCTTCCAA CAAGAAAAAGTTTTTACATTTATGCTGGTACGTTAGCCATGCTAGACCTAGTACAATCAATTGGCGCAGGCTTTTTAAACTATACACAAAATCCTGTAGGATTATGTATCGTGGATTTTACTGCAGTTGTCTATTTGACCCTTTTTACACCTTTAGTTTATCATACGTTTCTGTCTGAGTTCTTTGG GGTTTCGCAACCTTCTATAATGTTCTCCTACAAGGCACAAGTAGACGATGCAATGGACGAAGATACAGTGTCATTGCCGCATCAACAGAGTTTCTCTTCGTTAAAAACAGACAGCGATTATATTTATCAGGTCCATACTCCATCTATTCACATGCCCCTATACGATTCGCAAGCATTAAAATCATCCCCTACGAAACATAAAACCTCCCTACACTCCTTAGCGTCTCCGAAAGACTTTAAAGTTGCTAGTGGACACGCTTACGATTCCCGGGTTACATTATACCGCTCTCCACCCGCCATCAAAAATTTTGCCAGACGTCTGAGCGCGGAGAAAACAGCTTTCGATTTTAAGAATTACCCCCTAACGAAATCtgataattttattgattCCAAAACGAGCGCTCCAGATCTAAGGTTTCCCAACACTGCTTGGAAAAGTAGATCCACCTCTCAGTTTAAGTACGGTGGACCCAGTAGCGTATCGAATTTACTTTTCTCCCCGAGCACTGCTAGTAATTTCCTTTACAAATCCGGAGCAAACGACAGTAGTACTAATCTGTTTTCGCTAACAAGAAAGAGCAGTTTAGAGCACGAGAGAAAGGGCTCGGAGGGAAGTGTACCAGCACAATTTTTCGAGATACCACCGCTTGAAACTACCACGCTTGGTCAAGAAACTTTAACAAAAGATAAAGCCGTCTCGCGAATCGAGGGTGATAGAAAACAGTTGAGCCCTTTGAAACAATATGCTAACACCGGTATGTCTGAGGTTCAAGTAGAAGACACGTCCGATTCCATGGACAATTCTAACGCTACCCAACAGTTACTATTTAAATCGATCACTTTAACTCGGGAGGATACGTTTAAAAGGCGTAAAAGAGAGCCGAAGAAAAGGGAGTCAGCTGGTTTAAGCGATTACTTATTATCACTGACAACACCGAAACCTGTAAAAGATACCGAAGTAGATCCTAGTCCTCCCTCTGACCAGACAAAATCTTATACGCAGACCGAGTCGCTGTAA
- the LOC114875370 gene encoding uncharacterized protein LOC114875370 isoform X2: MNRENEEQRPVSQTLCGALQKEPNCKCLVLSVLIYGCLAAVTWCRCANVTKVVINYSRYPIKSTRHVSPCDDGYIYIPVAFMGMLYLVYLVECYHSPIRIDLLHAESQDSVLSKLSQLKTAQPTIWWKAVSYHYVRRKRQITRYRNGDNYTTTQVYYERINTHAATSFYYYDYCGVKDISKELILDPKVPITKINLSKGFAFSNMRSATEFEEARSRFFAEQLRDDYMEMREGLDLGYNLNPTTLVAVLGNPWFTNRYVYWCLSALLLSWPLRVIIEYKTQYADYQITKLFGINYDTPSGSEPIHASMSQQTINQPGSYMLAPSYSEALLMDPAPDQRPQDPSITEMVPSYSEALLYQRAEQGCTMNDETNNENPNHLQEQPRECSCPCHSETSTAEGTRPEEDVGQSGSAREPLIQTTIDVYPPVCTYVSQTETGRCGSCGKLLVEAQLENPEVSRNERTPGSSSSGIHNPRRELMSSVMPRDMSEPNLRFRSELMETDTKFLRINGQSLRNILESEQEEEFNEERVRGSEEKRGERLRFSLCSLDEASSQSRTVDASRGAIPKRTAARSRVIANPMSNETCPLPDSKTYFCLKSILKQNNRRYTLITARELQNLSDQEEEEVDRRRRVRSSYHEGCIPVCASDTEGRFNLFSRSRESLDAVLGKKRKQPGNVSNDKTEDISMCKRDNNRTLIFASPIQEVCPGDPFGGKDLVRTRQEVDCTPTEETPSHTVLGQLGRSLTCDRKSSRRRFQDARRQRYSDSSQPSAFSCPPDRQHPYPYAFSASTNAMDAIDFGKNESQVRVSQHATSFPPYEGSTRNEKTSNDVTDRVSSEDTFKGELTRSLTERRAKPARQDVNVRRSFTGRVEDYRTDNNKWTNLNMETSL, translated from the exons ATGAATCGAGAAAACGAGGAA CAGCGACCAGTATCACAAACGCTTTGCGGGGCTTTGCAAAAAGAACCGAATTGCAAATGTTTGGTATTATCGGTGTTAATATACGGATGCCTTGCCGCAGTGACGTGGTGTAGATGCGCGAATGTCACCAAG GTGGTGATCAATTATTCGAGATACCCGATTAAAAGTACCAGGCACGTGTCTCCTTGCGACGATGGTTACATTTATATTCCC GTGGCATTTATGGGAATGTTATATCTGGTTTACCTCGTGGAATGTTATCATTCGCCGATCAGAATCGATTTATTGCACGCGGAGAGCCAGGACAGCGTTTTGTCGAAGCTGTCGCAATTGAAGACAGCTCAGCCGACGATCTGGTGGAAGGCTGTCTCTTACCATTACGTACGCCGGAAACGACAAATTACCCGGTACAGAAACGGAGACAATTACACTACGACGCAG GTGTACTATGAAAGAATAAACACTCACGCAGCAACGTCCTTTTATTACTACGATTACTGCGGCGTGAAGGATATCAGCAAAGAGTTGATTCTAGATCCAAAAGTGCCAATCACGAAGATCAATCTCAGCAAAGGATTCGCCTTTTCGAACATGAGATCGGCGACCGAGTTTGAAGAAGCAAGATCGAGATTCTTTGCCGAACAA TTGAGAGACGATTACATGGAAATGAGAGAGGGTTTGGATCTCGGATACAACCTGAACCCTACGACCTTGGTAGCTGTTCTTGGTAATCCATGGTTCACCAATCGCTACGTGTACTGGTGTCTGAGCGCACTGTTGCTTAGCTGGCCTCTTAGAGTGATCATAGAGTACAAAACCCAGTACGCGGATTATCAGATCACGAAACTGTTCGGGATTAACTACGACACACCTAGCGGAAGCGAGCCGATACACGCGTCCATGAGCCAGCAGACCATTAACCAGCCCGGCTCTTACATGTTGGCCCCAAGTTACAGCGAGGCCCTTCTCATGGATCCAGCGCCCGACCAAAGACCCCAGGACCCGAGCATTACGGAAATGGTACCCAGTTACTCCGAGGCGTTGCTCTACCAACGGGCAGAGCAAGGCTGCACCATGAACGATGAAACGAACAACGAGAACCCGAATCACCTCCAGGAACAGCCTCGCGAATGTTCCTGTCCTTGCCATTCTGAAACCAGCACCGCCGAAGGTACAAGACCGGAAGAAGACGTTGGGCAATCGGGCAGTGCCAGAGAACCATTGATACAGACAACCATCGATGTGTATCCTCCAGTCTGCACCTACGTCAGCCAAACGGAGACTGGAAGATGTGGAAGCTGTGGGAAACTCTTGGTGGAAGCGCAACTGGAGAACCCAGAAGTCTCCAGAAATGAACGTACCCCTGGAAGCAGCTCTTCAGGGATTCACAATCCCAGGAGAGAGTTGATGAGCAGCGTTATGCCTCGAGACATGTCCGAGCCGAACCTCAGGTTCCGATCAGAGCTGATGGAAACTGACACCAAGTTTCTTCGAATAAATGGGCAAAGTTTGAGGAATATCTTGGAGAGTGAACAAGAGGAAGAGTTTAACGAAGAGAGGGTACGAGGTAGCGAagaaaaaagaggagagaGATTGAGATTCTCTCTTTGCTCGTTGGATGAAGCAAGTTCTCAATCGAGAACAGTGGACGCGAGTAGAGGAGCGATACCGAAGAGGACAGCAGCTCGAAGCAGGGTCATAGCGAACCCTATGTCGAACGAGACGTGTCCTCTGCCCGATTCCAAGACTTACTTCTGTCTAAAGTCCATTCTAAAACAAAACAACAGACGCTATACACTGATAACCGCCAGAGAGCTTCAGAATCTCTCTGATCAAGAGGAGGAGGAAGTGGATAGACGTCGTCGGGTACGATCTTCCTATCACGAGGGTTGCATCCCTGTATGCGCGTCCGATACAGAGGGAAGATTCAATCTATTTTCAAGATCGAGGGAAAGTTTGGACGCGGTGCTTgggaagaagaggaagcaACCGGGAAACGTGTCGAATGATAAAACCGAGGATATCTCCATGTGCAAACGTGATAACAATAG AACTCTGATTTTCGCGAGTCCGATACAAGAAGTCTGTCCGGGTGACCCGTTCGGCGGGAAGGATCTTGTTCGAACCCGACAGGAAGTCGATTGCACCCCTACGGAAGAGACGCCGAGTCACACCGTCCTGGGCCAACTCGGACGGTCGCTGACTTGCGACCGGAAGTCATCTAGGCGTCGGTTCCAAGACGCTCGCAGACAACGCTACTCGGACTCGTCCCAACCTTCCGCTTTCTCTTGCCCCCCCGATCGTCAACACCCTTATCCGTACGCTTTCTCGGCGTCGACGAATGCCATGGACGCGATAGATTTTGGCAAGAACGAGTCGCAGGTTCGAGTTTCGCAGCACGCCACGTCCTTCCCTCCGTACGAAGGATCGACGCGTAACGAGAAGACGAGCAACGATGTTACCGACAGAGTATCCTCCGAAGACACCTTCAAAGGGGAATTAACTCGCTCGTTGACCGAGAGACGAGCTAAGCCTGCGCGACAGGATGTTAATGTACGCAGAAGCTTCACGGGCAGGGTCGAGGATTACAGAACGGATAATAACAAATGGACGAACTTGAACATGGAGACGTCGTTATAA
- the LOC114875370 gene encoding uncharacterized protein LOC114875370 isoform X1 — protein sequence MNRENEEQRPVSQTLCGALQKEPNCKCLVLSVLIYGCLAAVTWCRCANVTKVVINYSRYPIKSTRHVSPCDDGYIYIPVAFMGMLYLVYLVECYHSPIRIDLLHAESQDSVLSKLSQLKTAQPTIWWKAVSYHYVRRKRQITRYRNGDNYTTTQVYYERINTHAATSFYYYDYCGVKDISKELILDPKVPITKINLSKGFAFSNMRSATEFEEARSRFFAEQELRDDYMEMREGLDLGYNLNPTTLVAVLGNPWFTNRYVYWCLSALLLSWPLRVIIEYKTQYADYQITKLFGINYDTPSGSEPIHASMSQQTINQPGSYMLAPSYSEALLMDPAPDQRPQDPSITEMVPSYSEALLYQRAEQGCTMNDETNNENPNHLQEQPRECSCPCHSETSTAEGTRPEEDVGQSGSAREPLIQTTIDVYPPVCTYVSQTETGRCGSCGKLLVEAQLENPEVSRNERTPGSSSSGIHNPRRELMSSVMPRDMSEPNLRFRSELMETDTKFLRINGQSLRNILESEQEEEFNEERVRGSEEKRGERLRFSLCSLDEASSQSRTVDASRGAIPKRTAARSRVIANPMSNETCPLPDSKTYFCLKSILKQNNRRYTLITARELQNLSDQEEEEVDRRRRVRSSYHEGCIPVCASDTEGRFNLFSRSRESLDAVLGKKRKQPGNVSNDKTEDISMCKRDNNRTLIFASPIQEVCPGDPFGGKDLVRTRQEVDCTPTEETPSHTVLGQLGRSLTCDRKSSRRRFQDARRQRYSDSSQPSAFSCPPDRQHPYPYAFSASTNAMDAIDFGKNESQVRVSQHATSFPPYEGSTRNEKTSNDVTDRVSSEDTFKGELTRSLTERRAKPARQDVNVRRSFTGRVEDYRTDNNKWTNLNMETSL from the exons ATGAATCGAGAAAACGAGGAA CAGCGACCAGTATCACAAACGCTTTGCGGGGCTTTGCAAAAAGAACCGAATTGCAAATGTTTGGTATTATCGGTGTTAATATACGGATGCCTTGCCGCAGTGACGTGGTGTAGATGCGCGAATGTCACCAAG GTGGTGATCAATTATTCGAGATACCCGATTAAAAGTACCAGGCACGTGTCTCCTTGCGACGATGGTTACATTTATATTCCC GTGGCATTTATGGGAATGTTATATCTGGTTTACCTCGTGGAATGTTATCATTCGCCGATCAGAATCGATTTATTGCACGCGGAGAGCCAGGACAGCGTTTTGTCGAAGCTGTCGCAATTGAAGACAGCTCAGCCGACGATCTGGTGGAAGGCTGTCTCTTACCATTACGTACGCCGGAAACGACAAATTACCCGGTACAGAAACGGAGACAATTACACTACGACGCAG GTGTACTATGAAAGAATAAACACTCACGCAGCAACGTCCTTTTATTACTACGATTACTGCGGCGTGAAGGATATCAGCAAAGAGTTGATTCTAGATCCAAAAGTGCCAATCACGAAGATCAATCTCAGCAAAGGATTCGCCTTTTCGAACATGAGATCGGCGACCGAGTTTGAAGAAGCAAGATCGAGATTCTTTGCCGAACAA GAGTTGAGAGACGATTACATGGAAATGAGAGAGGGTTTGGATCTCGGATACAACCTGAACCCTACGACCTTGGTAGCTGTTCTTGGTAATCCATGGTTCACCAATCGCTACGTGTACTGGTGTCTGAGCGCACTGTTGCTTAGCTGGCCTCTTAGAGTGATCATAGAGTACAAAACCCAGTACGCGGATTATCAGATCACGAAACTGTTCGGGATTAACTACGACACACCTAGCGGAAGCGAGCCGATACACGCGTCCATGAGCCAGCAGACCATTAACCAGCCCGGCTCTTACATGTTGGCCCCAAGTTACAGCGAGGCCCTTCTCATGGATCCAGCGCCCGACCAAAGACCCCAGGACCCGAGCATTACGGAAATGGTACCCAGTTACTCCGAGGCGTTGCTCTACCAACGGGCAGAGCAAGGCTGCACCATGAACGATGAAACGAACAACGAGAACCCGAATCACCTCCAGGAACAGCCTCGCGAATGTTCCTGTCCTTGCCATTCTGAAACCAGCACCGCCGAAGGTACAAGACCGGAAGAAGACGTTGGGCAATCGGGCAGTGCCAGAGAACCATTGATACAGACAACCATCGATGTGTATCCTCCAGTCTGCACCTACGTCAGCCAAACGGAGACTGGAAGATGTGGAAGCTGTGGGAAACTCTTGGTGGAAGCGCAACTGGAGAACCCAGAAGTCTCCAGAAATGAACGTACCCCTGGAAGCAGCTCTTCAGGGATTCACAATCCCAGGAGAGAGTTGATGAGCAGCGTTATGCCTCGAGACATGTCCGAGCCGAACCTCAGGTTCCGATCAGAGCTGATGGAAACTGACACCAAGTTTCTTCGAATAAATGGGCAAAGTTTGAGGAATATCTTGGAGAGTGAACAAGAGGAAGAGTTTAACGAAGAGAGGGTACGAGGTAGCGAagaaaaaagaggagagaGATTGAGATTCTCTCTTTGCTCGTTGGATGAAGCAAGTTCTCAATCGAGAACAGTGGACGCGAGTAGAGGAGCGATACCGAAGAGGACAGCAGCTCGAAGCAGGGTCATAGCGAACCCTATGTCGAACGAGACGTGTCCTCTGCCCGATTCCAAGACTTACTTCTGTCTAAAGTCCATTCTAAAACAAAACAACAGACGCTATACACTGATAACCGCCAGAGAGCTTCAGAATCTCTCTGATCAAGAGGAGGAGGAAGTGGATAGACGTCGTCGGGTACGATCTTCCTATCACGAGGGTTGCATCCCTGTATGCGCGTCCGATACAGAGGGAAGATTCAATCTATTTTCAAGATCGAGGGAAAGTTTGGACGCGGTGCTTgggaagaagaggaagcaACCGGGAAACGTGTCGAATGATAAAACCGAGGATATCTCCATGTGCAAACGTGATAACAATAG AACTCTGATTTTCGCGAGTCCGATACAAGAAGTCTGTCCGGGTGACCCGTTCGGCGGGAAGGATCTTGTTCGAACCCGACAGGAAGTCGATTGCACCCCTACGGAAGAGACGCCGAGTCACACCGTCCTGGGCCAACTCGGACGGTCGCTGACTTGCGACCGGAAGTCATCTAGGCGTCGGTTCCAAGACGCTCGCAGACAACGCTACTCGGACTCGTCCCAACCTTCCGCTTTCTCTTGCCCCCCCGATCGTCAACACCCTTATCCGTACGCTTTCTCGGCGTCGACGAATGCCATGGACGCGATAGATTTTGGCAAGAACGAGTCGCAGGTTCGAGTTTCGCAGCACGCCACGTCCTTCCCTCCGTACGAAGGATCGACGCGTAACGAGAAGACGAGCAACGATGTTACCGACAGAGTATCCTCCGAAGACACCTTCAAAGGGGAATTAACTCGCTCGTTGACCGAGAGACGAGCTAAGCCTGCGCGACAGGATGTTAATGTACGCAGAAGCTTCACGGGCAGGGTCGAGGATTACAGAACGGATAATAACAAATGGACGAACTTGAACATGGAGACGTCGTTATAA
- the LOC114875370 gene encoding uncharacterized protein LOC114875370 isoform X3, which produces MVYYERINTHAATSFYYYDYCGVKDISKELILDPKVPITKINLSKGFAFSNMRSATEFEEARSRFFAEQELRDDYMEMREGLDLGYNLNPTTLVAVLGNPWFTNRYVYWCLSALLLSWPLRVIIEYKTQYADYQITKLFGINYDTPSGSEPIHASMSQQTINQPGSYMLAPSYSEALLMDPAPDQRPQDPSITEMVPSYSEALLYQRAEQGCTMNDETNNENPNHLQEQPRECSCPCHSETSTAEGTRPEEDVGQSGSAREPLIQTTIDVYPPVCTYVSQTETGRCGSCGKLLVEAQLENPEVSRNERTPGSSSSGIHNPRRELMSSVMPRDMSEPNLRFRSELMETDTKFLRINGQSLRNILESEQEEEFNEERVRGSEEKRGERLRFSLCSLDEASSQSRTVDASRGAIPKRTAARSRVIANPMSNETCPLPDSKTYFCLKSILKQNNRRYTLITARELQNLSDQEEEEVDRRRRVRSSYHEGCIPVCASDTEGRFNLFSRSRESLDAVLGKKRKQPGNVSNDKTEDISMCKRDNNRTLIFASPIQEVCPGDPFGGKDLVRTRQEVDCTPTEETPSHTVLGQLGRSLTCDRKSSRRRFQDARRQRYSDSSQPSAFSCPPDRQHPYPYAFSASTNAMDAIDFGKNESQVRVSQHATSFPPYEGSTRNEKTSNDVTDRVSSEDTFKGELTRSLTERRAKPARQDVNVRRSFTGRVEDYRTDNNKWTNLNMETSL; this is translated from the exons ATG GTGTACTATGAAAGAATAAACACTCACGCAGCAACGTCCTTTTATTACTACGATTACTGCGGCGTGAAGGATATCAGCAAAGAGTTGATTCTAGATCCAAAAGTGCCAATCACGAAGATCAATCTCAGCAAAGGATTCGCCTTTTCGAACATGAGATCGGCGACCGAGTTTGAAGAAGCAAGATCGAGATTCTTTGCCGAACAA GAGTTGAGAGACGATTACATGGAAATGAGAGAGGGTTTGGATCTCGGATACAACCTGAACCCTACGACCTTGGTAGCTGTTCTTGGTAATCCATGGTTCACCAATCGCTACGTGTACTGGTGTCTGAGCGCACTGTTGCTTAGCTGGCCTCTTAGAGTGATCATAGAGTACAAAACCCAGTACGCGGATTATCAGATCACGAAACTGTTCGGGATTAACTACGACACACCTAGCGGAAGCGAGCCGATACACGCGTCCATGAGCCAGCAGACCATTAACCAGCCCGGCTCTTACATGTTGGCCCCAAGTTACAGCGAGGCCCTTCTCATGGATCCAGCGCCCGACCAAAGACCCCAGGACCCGAGCATTACGGAAATGGTACCCAGTTACTCCGAGGCGTTGCTCTACCAACGGGCAGAGCAAGGCTGCACCATGAACGATGAAACGAACAACGAGAACCCGAATCACCTCCAGGAACAGCCTCGCGAATGTTCCTGTCCTTGCCATTCTGAAACCAGCACCGCCGAAGGTACAAGACCGGAAGAAGACGTTGGGCAATCGGGCAGTGCCAGAGAACCATTGATACAGACAACCATCGATGTGTATCCTCCAGTCTGCACCTACGTCAGCCAAACGGAGACTGGAAGATGTGGAAGCTGTGGGAAACTCTTGGTGGAAGCGCAACTGGAGAACCCAGAAGTCTCCAGAAATGAACGTACCCCTGGAAGCAGCTCTTCAGGGATTCACAATCCCAGGAGAGAGTTGATGAGCAGCGTTATGCCTCGAGACATGTCCGAGCCGAACCTCAGGTTCCGATCAGAGCTGATGGAAACTGACACCAAGTTTCTTCGAATAAATGGGCAAAGTTTGAGGAATATCTTGGAGAGTGAACAAGAGGAAGAGTTTAACGAAGAGAGGGTACGAGGTAGCGAagaaaaaagaggagagaGATTGAGATTCTCTCTTTGCTCGTTGGATGAAGCAAGTTCTCAATCGAGAACAGTGGACGCGAGTAGAGGAGCGATACCGAAGAGGACAGCAGCTCGAAGCAGGGTCATAGCGAACCCTATGTCGAACGAGACGTGTCCTCTGCCCGATTCCAAGACTTACTTCTGTCTAAAGTCCATTCTAAAACAAAACAACAGACGCTATACACTGATAACCGCCAGAGAGCTTCAGAATCTCTCTGATCAAGAGGAGGAGGAAGTGGATAGACGTCGTCGGGTACGATCTTCCTATCACGAGGGTTGCATCCCTGTATGCGCGTCCGATACAGAGGGAAGATTCAATCTATTTTCAAGATCGAGGGAAAGTTTGGACGCGGTGCTTgggaagaagaggaagcaACCGGGAAACGTGTCGAATGATAAAACCGAGGATATCTCCATGTGCAAACGTGATAACAATAG AACTCTGATTTTCGCGAGTCCGATACAAGAAGTCTGTCCGGGTGACCCGTTCGGCGGGAAGGATCTTGTTCGAACCCGACAGGAAGTCGATTGCACCCCTACGGAAGAGACGCCGAGTCACACCGTCCTGGGCCAACTCGGACGGTCGCTGACTTGCGACCGGAAGTCATCTAGGCGTCGGTTCCAAGACGCTCGCAGACAACGCTACTCGGACTCGTCCCAACCTTCCGCTTTCTCTTGCCCCCCCGATCGTCAACACCCTTATCCGTACGCTTTCTCGGCGTCGACGAATGCCATGGACGCGATAGATTTTGGCAAGAACGAGTCGCAGGTTCGAGTTTCGCAGCACGCCACGTCCTTCCCTCCGTACGAAGGATCGACGCGTAACGAGAAGACGAGCAACGATGTTACCGACAGAGTATCCTCCGAAGACACCTTCAAAGGGGAATTAACTCGCTCGTTGACCGAGAGACGAGCTAAGCCTGCGCGACAGGATGTTAATGTACGCAGAAGCTTCACGGGCAGGGTCGAGGATTACAGAACGGATAATAACAAATGGACGAACTTGAACATGGAGACGTCGTTATAA